The Dokdonella sp. nucleotide sequence GAACGGCCCCTCCCGCAACCAGGCGCTCTCGCCTGCGAGCAATGCCGGCAGCAGCAGTGCGTACAGCCAGACCAGGGTGCCGACGACGAGACCGGCAGCGACGGCGCGCGCCCCGAGCTGTGGCCGATACACGGCGACGAGCACACCCGGTGCGATCGCCGACAGCGCCGAAAACGACACCGCACCTATGTCGGCCAGTGCGTCATTGGCGACGAGCACGCGGCTGTAGGCCCAGGCGAGCAGGATGACCACGAGGATGATCACGCGGCGCTGGACCAGTACCTCGCCGCGCAGGTCGCCCGCCAGGCCGCGGCTCCAGCCGGTACGCACACGCAACGGCGCGATCCAGTGGTTGCCGATCATCAGGCTGAGAGCCAGCGTGGCGATCACGACCATGCTCGTCGCCGCGCTCAGGCCGCCGAGGAAGGCGACGAGGGCGAGTGCATTCTGCCCTTCGGCCAGCGGCAGGGCGAGCACATACAGGTCTGAGGGCACCCCGAGTGGCGCCAGCATCGCATCGCCCGCGCGCGCCAGCGGCAGGATCGGCAGCGCGATCAGCAACATGTACAACGGGAACAGCCAGCGTGCCGTTCGCACGTGGCCCGGATCGCGGCATTCGACGACGCCGGCATGGAACTGATGCGGCAGGGTGAACATCGCCAGCGCACCGAGGACGACCAGAGCGGCGAAGCCGGAGGTATCGGCAGCGGATTCGCGCGCCGGAGCGGCCGGCAGGTCGATGCCGAACCAGACCAGCGCGCCGAGGGCGAGCATGGCGAGGAGCTTGAACATCGACTCGAACGCCATCGCCAGCACGAGGCCACGGTTGTGCTCGGTCGCGCTGGCGCGGCGTGCACCGAACAGCATCGCGAACAGGGCCATCGCCAACGCAACCCACAAGGCACTGTCCTGCCACGCGGGCGCGATCAGCTCCTGGCGTCGACCGAGCATGCCGTAGCTCATCGCCACGGCCTTGAGCTGCAATGCGATGTACGGAACGATGCCAATGACCGCCACCGTGGTGACCAGTGCGGCGATCGCCGGACTGCGACCGAGGCGGATGGCTACCAGATCGGCGACCGAACTGCTGTTGTGGGCGCGCGCGATGGTGACCAGGCGCATGAGCAGACCGAACGCGAACACGTACAGCAGGATCGTGCCGACGAAGGTCGGCGGCAGCCACCAGCCCGAACGTGCGGCTTGGGTGACCGTGCCGTAGAACGTCCACGACGTGCAGTAGACCGCGAGCGAGAGCGCGTAGACGATCGACCAGTGGCGTGCGAACACCCCCTCACGGCGATCACCGAGCAGGGCGACACCAAACAGCAGGCCGAGCCAGAGCAAGCCAGCGGCAATGACGCCGAGATCAGACAGCATGACCGTGGTCCGGGGGGGACGGCGTTTGCGCCGGGTGGATGCAGGCATCGCCCCTGAAGGGGCTCCTGCAGCGCGTGGAACCCGTAGGAGCCCCTTCAGGGGCGATCCCGCCCCCTGTCCCGCCTACTCGAGCGGCGCCCCCAGCGCGGCGGCGGCTTTCGCAAGCCAGCGCAACTGCACACCGTCGCGCGTGTCGTAGTCCACTCCGCCGTAGCCCCACCAGTCCCAGCATGCCTTCGGATTCAACGGCGCGAAACTCGCTCGCGTCTGAGGATACAGCACGACCACGCCGTAGGCGTCGGCCCAGCGGTTGTAGCCGGCATCGCGCACGAAGGCCTCGCCGATCGCATCGGCGTTCTGCTGGCAACCATGGAAGGCGATGTGCAGGCCACAGGTTTCGCCGGCCGCGCAGGCTTTGGGCACGTAGACGAAACCTTGTTCGGCGAGCATCGCGTCCTTGCCATCGGCGCGGTAGGCGTCCTGGTCGAAGCGGCGCAGTTCGCCGTCTGCCGCGCCGACGGCAGCCGGCGGCGGTCCATACAGCGCGGCAAAGAGCGCAGCGGCACCATCGAAACCGCATTGGCCGATGTACGGGCTTTCGCTGCGGTCGCAGGCCCCACCCTTGTCCATGGTCGGGAAGGTATGCGCGATCGCGCGCCCATCGTCGAGTTCGACGCGGGCTCCGCCGAGTTCGCGGTACAGCTCGGCTGCAGCGTTGCTGACAGCCATACCCACCGTGGTATCGAGCGCGCCGTGCATGACCAGCACCGCATCGCCGGCCAAGCCGTCGAGCGCGGCAATGCGCCCGCCCGCGGCACGTGCGCGAACCGTGTCGGCGAGTGCGGCAACATCCGGCAGCATGCCGGCTTCCGGAGCAAGGCAGGAACCCAGGGCGATCTCGAGGCTGCCCTGCGCGCAACCATAGGGACCACCGGCGAACAACGCCGCACCCGCGATGCGGTCCGAATAGGCCAGATGCACCTGGGTCGCCATGTACGCACCCGACGACAAGCCGGAGACTGTCGTGCGCGCGGCGTCGAGCTTGAGCGCGGGCAGTCCGGCCGATGGCGCATCGCCCGAACAGGCGGTGGCGAACAGGGCCGACACCGCAAGCGCGGTGCCGGCCTTGGCCATGGAACGGCGCGGCAGGTTCATCAGAAGTTGTAGCGTGCAGTGATGTAGTAGTTGCGCGGCATGCCGTAGTACGCCGTCTGGATGTTGCCGACGCTGGAGAACTCCTGCGCATCCGTCTTGTACAGCTTGTCGGTCAGGTTGCGCACCCCGGCGCGGATCTGCCAACGATAGTCGGCGGAATCCCAGATGCCGAACAAGCCGACCAAGCCGAATGCGTCCTGCTTGAGCACATCGCGGTTGTCGACGCTGAGCCAGCTTTCGTCACGATAGGAAACGTCGCCGCCAACAGTCAGGCTGCCGGCATCGCCGAGCTGGAATACCTGGCTGGCAGCGAGGCGTGCGGTCCAACGCGGCGAGAACGGCACATGGTCGTGCAGGCCGGCAAGCGCCGGCGTGGTCTCCACGCGCGGATCGTTGAACTCCGCGTAACGCGCATTCATCCAGCCGACCTGGGCCGACAGGCGCGTGCCGTCACCGATCAGGGCCATGCCTTCGAACTCGACGCCGTCGATCTTCAGCTTGGCCGCGTTGAGTACCGGGAAGCTGCCGGCTTCCTCACCGCTGACGCGGGCCTGGAAGTCGTCGTAGTTGCTGTGGAAGGCGGTGATGCCGCCGAGCAGACGACCATCGGCCGAGCTCATCTTGAGGCCGATCTCGTAGGTCCAGACGAACTCCGGATCGAACTCGGGGCGTGCCGCTTCTGCGACCGCATTGGCGCGCCCGTTGAAACCACCCGACTTGAAACCACGGTTGGCCGAGACATAACCCATGAGCTGGTCGCTGAACTGCTTCTGCAGGCTCAGCGACGGCGTGACCGCGTTCCAGGTCTTCTTCGCGTCGAAGGCAACGGTGCCGTTCAGCGACGCCAGCACCGGCCCCCAGAACGTGCTCGTCGTGCGGTCGTAGTCCTTGGTCTCGCGCGTGTAGCGCAGGCCGGCGCCGAGGGTCCAGCTCGGCGCGAACTCCCAGTTGACCTGGCCATACGCGGCGGCGCTGCGCGTGGTCAGGTCGTCGTCGATCGTGCGCAGGAAGGTGATCGGCGTGCCGGCGAAACCGAAGAAGTCGTCGGCCCAGGCGAGCTGCGCGGACGGCACGTGCTCACGCATGTAGTACAGGCCCCAGGTCGCATGCAGGTTGCCGCCGTTGTCGTATTGCGCCTGCAGTTCCTGGCTGAACTGGTCCTGGTCGATGCCGACGTAGACGTCACCGAGCGAGAACTCCGAAGCGTCGATGTCGATGTAGGCCTTCGAGACGAGGTCGCGCCAGGCGGTGATGCTCTTGATCGTCCAGGCATCGGATGGCGTCCACGTCAACGCCGCCGAGGCACCCTTGTGGATGAGCTTCTGGCGCTCGTCAGGACCGAACGACGTGCGCGTGCGGTAATCGTAGCGATCCGCGTCGATCGGGCGCAGCACGATCGGGCCAAGCGCCAGGTCGGTGCGGATCAGCGGCGCCTCGGGATGACCGAGCGTCAGCGGATTGTCCTGGTGCGTGTAGTCGACGGCAAACACCGCCTTGAACGTGTCGCTCGGCCGGCCGACCAGCTTGAGGCGGATCGCTTCGTTGTCGTTGGAGTTGTAGCGCTTGCGTGTTGTCGGGTCCTTCACGTAGCCGTCGTTGTCGGTGCCGACCACGGCGGCGCTGATGCCCCAGCGGTCATTCAGCGGCGTGGCGACATAGGCCTTGGCCTCGAGCAGGCCGAAACTTCCGGCCGTGACCTCGACGCTGCCCGTGGTCTCGTCACCCGGCTCCTTGGTCACGATCTTGATCGCGCCGCCGGTCGAGTTCTTGCCGTACAGCGTGCCCTGCGGGCCACGCAGCACTTCGATGTGATCGACGTCAAACAGGTTGAACAGCGCGCCCTGGATGCGCGAGTAGTAGACGTCGTCGACGTACATGCCAACACCGGGATCGAAGGTCTGCAGCGCATCCGGCTGGCCGATGCCGCGGATGAACACGTTGACCGACGAGGACGAGCCACGGCCCTGCACGATGTTCATGTTGGGCACCGAGCCCTGCAAGCCATCGATGTTGCTGACCTGCATCTCGACGAGATCATCAGCCGTGAACGCGCTCACCGCGACCGGCACTTCCTGCAGGGTTTCCTCGCGGCGGCGTGCGGTGACGACGATGTCGTCGAGGCGCTGCGATTGCTCGGTGTCGTTCGACGGCGTCGCCGCCGATTCCTGCGCGAAAGTCGCGCCGGATGCCCAGACACCGAGCAGCAGGCCGATGGCAAGACTGATTCTGTTGCGCTTCATGACGCCCCCTTCTCTGGCGATCTGGCTGATGGGTAATCGGGTTCGGCAACCACGCGGCCCGCATGCGCGGGATCCCGGGCTCCGGCGGGGCGCAGTCTGGCGGCGATGCGCCGGGGGCGACACCTGTACCTTGGTACAGTGGGCCGCGCATGCCATGCCTGCCGATACTCCGCGACCATCGCGCGTGCCCTGGAGTCCCGGATGTCGCTGTTGATCGTGCTGGCCGCGCTGGCCTTCCTGATGCTGGTCGCCTACCGCGGCTACAGCGTCATCCTGTTCGCCCCGGTGGCCGCGCTCGGTGCCGTGCTGCTGACCGATCCGTCGCTGGTCGCACCGATGTTCACCGGCCTGTTCATGGACAAGATGGTCGGCTTCCTCAAGCTGTATTTCCCGGTGTTCGTGCTCGGCGCCGTGTTCGGCAAGCTGATCGAAATCTCGGGGTTCTCCAAATCGATCGTCGCCGCGACCATCCGCATGGTCGGCGCACAGCGCGCGATGCTGTCGATCGTACTGGTCTGCGCGCTGCTGACCTATGGCGGCGTGTCGCTGTTCGTCGTCGTGTTCGCGGTCTATCCATTCGCCGCCGAGTTGTTCCGCCAGAGCGACATCCCGAAGCGGCTGATCCCCGGCACGATCGCGCTCGGCGCGTTCACCTTCACGATGGACGCCCTGCCCGGTACGCCGCAGATCCAGAACATCATCCCGACCGGCTTCTTCGGTACCACCGGCTGGGCCGCGCCGGCGCTCGGCACGCTCGGCGGTCTGTTCATCCTCGTCGTCGGCATGCTCTACCTGGAGTCGCGCCGCCGCGCCGCCGCACGCGCCGGTGAAGGCTATGGCGGCAATCTGCTCAACGAGCCGGAGCCGTTTCGCGGTGACCGCCTCGCCCATCCGCTGATCGCGATCCTGCCGCTGGTGCTGGTCGGCGTGGCGAACTTCCTGTTCACGCGTTGGATTCCGCAGTTCTATGGCACCAGCCAGTCATTCGTGCCATCGGTGATCGGCAATCCGGCCCCGGTCGTGCAGGAAGTCGGCAAACTGGCTGCGATCTGGGCCGTGCAGGGCGCGCTGCTGGTCGGCATCGTCTGCGTGCTCGTGTTCGCCTGGCGCACCGTGTTCGCGAGCTTCGCCGAAGGCTCGAAGAACGCGGTCGGCGGTGCCCTGCTCGCCTCGATGAACACGGCGTCCGAATACGGCTTCGGTGCCGTCATCGCTGCCCTGCCCGGCTTCCTTGCCGTCGCTCACGCCCTGCAGTCGATTCCGAACCCGCTGGTCAACGAGGCCGTGTCGGTCACCGCCCTGGCCGGCATCACCGGCTCGGCCTCGGGCGGCATGAGCATCGCGCTCGCCGCGATGGCCGACAGCTTCATCGCCAACGCCAACGCCGCCGGCATCCCGATGGATGTCCTGCACCGCGTTGCTTCGATGGCCTCGGGCGGCATGGACACGCTGCCGCACAACGGCGCCGTCATCACCCTGCTCGCCGTGACCGGCTTGAGCCACCGCCAGAGCTACAAGGACATCTTCGCGATCACCGTCATCAAGAC carries:
- a CDS encoding PHB depolymerase family esterase, which encodes MNLPRRSMAKAGTALAVSALFATACSGDAPSAGLPALKLDAARTTVSGLSSGAYMATQVHLAYSDRIAGAALFAGGPYGCAQGSLEIALGSCLAPEAGMLPDVAALADTVRARAAGGRIAALDGLAGDAVLVMHGALDTTVGMAVSNAAAELYRELGGARVELDDGRAIAHTFPTMDKGGACDRSESPYIGQCGFDGAAALFAALYGPPPAAVGAADGELRRFDQDAYRADGKDAMLAEQGFVYVPKACAAGETCGLHIAFHGCQQNADAIGEAFVRDAGYNRWADAYGVVVLYPQTRASFAPLNPKACWDWWGYGGVDYDTRDGVQLRWLAKAAAALGAPLE
- a CDS encoding TonB-dependent receptor, producing the protein MKRNRISLAIGLLLGVWASGATFAQESAATPSNDTEQSQRLDDIVVTARRREETLQEVPVAVSAFTADDLVEMQVSNIDGLQGSVPNMNIVQGRGSSSSVNVFIRGIGQPDALQTFDPGVGMYVDDVYYSRIQGALFNLFDVDHIEVLRGPQGTLYGKNSTGGAIKIVTKEPGDETTGSVEVTAGSFGLLEAKAYVATPLNDRWGISAAVVGTDNDGYVKDPTTRKRYNSNDNEAIRLKLVGRPSDTFKAVFAVDYTHQDNPLTLGHPEAPLIRTDLALGPIVLRPIDADRYDYRTRTSFGPDERQKLIHKGASAALTWTPSDAWTIKSITAWRDLVSKAYIDIDASEFSLGDVYVGIDQDQFSQELQAQYDNGGNLHATWGLYYMREHVPSAQLAWADDFFGFAGTPITFLRTIDDDLTTRSAAAYGQVNWEFAPSWTLGAGLRYTRETKDYDRTTSTFWGPVLASLNGTVAFDAKKTWNAVTPSLSLQKQFSDQLMGYVSANRGFKSGGFNGRANAVAEAARPEFDPEFVWTYEIGLKMSSADGRLLGGITAFHSNYDDFQARVSGEEAGSFPVLNAAKLKIDGVEFEGMALIGDGTRLSAQVGWMNARYAEFNDPRVETTPALAGLHDHVPFSPRWTARLAASQVFQLGDAGSLTVGGDVSYRDESWLSVDNRDVLKQDAFGLVGLFGIWDSADYRWQIRAGVRNLTDKLYKTDAQEFSSVGNIQTAYYGMPRNYYITARYNF
- a CDS encoding GntP family permease, which encodes MSLLIVLAALAFLMLVAYRGYSVILFAPVAALGAVLLTDPSLVAPMFTGLFMDKMVGFLKLYFPVFVLGAVFGKLIEISGFSKSIVAATIRMVGAQRAMLSIVLVCALLTYGGVSLFVVVFAVYPFAAELFRQSDIPKRLIPGTIALGAFTFTMDALPGTPQIQNIIPTGFFGTTGWAAPALGTLGGLFILVVGMLYLESRRRAAARAGEGYGGNLLNEPEPFRGDRLAHPLIAILPLVLVGVANFLFTRWIPQFYGTSQSFVPSVIGNPAPVVQEVGKLAAIWAVQGALLVGIVCVLVFAWRTVFASFAEGSKNAVGGALLASMNTASEYGFGAVIAALPGFLAVAHALQSIPNPLVNEAVSVTALAGITGSASGGMSIALAAMADSFIANANAAGIPMDVLHRVASMASGGMDTLPHNGAVITLLAVTGLSHRQSYKDIFAITVIKTLSVFVVIALFYLTGWV